A region of the Leeuwenhoekiella sp. MAR_2009_132 genome:
TTAAGGCTAATTGAAACATTTCTTCAGAAGTAATTACCGTTCCAAGATTAGAAGCCGGTAATCCCGTAAAAAGCTCCCCTCCTAAAACATTGGCATATCCCAAACAGAAATACAGATAAGCCTCATCCTCAGCTGTTGCTGATTCATCTGAGGGTAGGATCGTTTCAATACCATAAGTAGCCATTTCCCGTAAGGCTTGTACATCGGCCTGTAAGGTATTTACATCAACATCTATATAGGAGATTTGAAGCGCATCAAAGACTTTACTGTACTGTGTGTAATTATTAAAATAGTTATCTGAAGTAATGGCAACGTTTATATTTACCGTATTTGTTGTAATAGCGAGTTGCCGTTTTAGGCCTGTTACCCAGCTACTAGTCGCATTTGGATTTCCTAAATATACCTCCTCTGTTACGTTTGGATTCTCGACACAGGACGTAAATAAGAAAGCACATAAAATGGTGTTAATTATGTATTTTTTCATTTTGGTGAGTTTTAAAAATTAATTTTTACTGATCCTAAGAATTGTCTCGGTGCAGAATATGTAGCATACGAAATACCTCCGGTACTTGCTCCTCCCTGTCCTTGAGCTGCACCACTTATAGTTGCTTCCGGATCAAAAGTAGAAGAGGTTATATTTATTGGATTTAGAGCTGAAATACTAAACACGATACTTTTATAAAAGCTAGGGCCACTAGGAATCAGGGTATAGCTAGCTCCAATAGTCCTAATTTTTAAGAAGTCTGTTTTCTCAACAAATTTGTTTGTAAAGTTGAGCCAATTAGATCTGCCGTTTGCATCAATCTCTCCCTGGGGTATAAAATCTTCAGAAGCCCCATAATAAAATCGAAACTGTGCATCCCAGTTATGTGCATAACCTCCAGCTTGATAAGATCCGTTTGTGAATAGATTAAAATGCTTGTACGAGAAATTTAGACCTACATTTCCAAAAACGTCAGGAATAGTTGATCCTAAAAAAGACTGAGGTGTTGTTTTTTCCAAGGTACCATTTGTATTAAAGGTTCCTAAATTACCTCTTAAAAAACCGATAGGATACCCTTCCTGTACCACGGTCTGAAGTGTTCTAGAACTAAACCCGTTAATATTAAAAGCAGGAGCCCCTCCAGAATCAATAACCTCGTTGTGTAAGGTATTAAAGGAAGCGTTTATACTTAGGGAAATATCATTAGTTTGAATAGGCACAAAAGTGGTACTTAGTTCAAGACCATAATTTTCGATCTCTCCAATATTATAAAGTTGGCTTACCGAATATCCACTAGAAGGAGCTGAAGGAACGTAGAAGAGCGCATCGCTGGTTAAAGATCTATAATATCCGGCAGAAAATTTAATCCGATTATTTAACAAGGCTAAGTCCACCCCACCCTCAAAGGTTGTTGTTTTTTCAGGTTTCAAATTAGCGTTACCAGGTTGTCCAAAGTAAGCTGCTTGATCACCAAGATATCCGTCAAATTGAACCGTCTTTTCATTAGCAAATGCTGGAGGCAAATTTCCAGCTCTACCAAAACTACCTCTTAATCGAAGGGAGTTTACGAATTCAGAACTATACCAAGGTTCTGAGGAAAGCATATACGATACTCCGGCTTTTGGGTAATATTGAGTCCCTATATTATCACCAAAAGAGGGGTTTCTATCTCCTCGAATTCCTAGATCTAAAAACAATTTATCTTTATAGCCTAGATTCTCCTGAACATAAACACCATAATTAAGTACTTGAGCTAAATACTCATCACTATCTTTTACCGCAGCATCACTTATCGTTTGGGCACCATCTCTTATGTTTGAACCACTGTATAAAATTTGATGGTCATTTGTTCTGAAAAATTGCCCCCCTACAGTAGTTATAAAAGAGAAATCATCCACCTCATAGGTATGTTGAGCTGTTAATTCTAAAGTAATTCCAAGATAATTTCTTTGCACATTTTGTATACTTCCTTCATCAATAACTGCTGTTCCTCTCGTTGCAGATAAATATTCGTTGGTTACTACCACACTTTGATCTTGGGCTCTATAATCTATACCTCCTGTAAAACGTATAGATAAGCTTTCGATAGGCTTGTATTTAAAAATTTGGGAAGTCGTAAACCTATTGACAACGATTTGATTGTCCTGTAAAGATTCTGCATTGGTTACAAACTTTTTAATTACTTCAAATTCCTCTGGAGAAAGTTCATCCAACCTGTTATTAAATCCTGGGCCTGTAATTTTAGAAGCTCCATCTTCAGCAAACCAGAGTCCTGTGTAACCTCCCTGATTCCCATTTCTATTCCGTTTATATTCGTTATGCACATAAATAAAAGAACTCTCATAATCAATTTTATCTGTAAGGGATGCTTTGAAACCAGTGCTAAAGTCTGCCTTTAGGTTATTATTCTGATCTTGAATTTGAACACCCGTACTGTTTCTATAACTACCGGAAAACGTATATCTGAAACCAGATTCACTCTTTCCATTTAAGTTTACACGGTATTTTTGATAGAGTCCATTTCTAAATAACAAGTCTTTTGTTTTTTTGAAATGAAAAAAATCTGCCGTCGGAGTCTCAATGCCGCTTTGTGCCTCTACGGTTACACTCGTACCTCTACTACCTCCTTTTTTAGTAAATATTTGAATCACTCCGTTGGCTGCATCTGAACCATATAATGTTGTTGCCGCTCCCCCATTTATATACTCTATTTTATCAATATTATCCATCGGAATATCTGCTATAGCGCTTATAGCAGCACCTTGGGAAGTTCCTCCTAACTGCATCTGAGTATTTAAATTATCCATCCTAACACCATCTAGATAAATGATAGGTGTGGAACTTAAAAAAGCTGAATTAACCCCCCTGGCTCTAATGATAGATGTAGCTCCTGCCTGACCTCCTGTTAAGTTAATTTGGGCATTCGGCAATTTTGCTGCTAATTGTTGATCGATACGTTGTGAAGGGATTTTTTCTAATTCTTCGCTGTCTATTGTAGTGACTTGAGTAGGTAATCGTTTCTTTCTAATATCTGCGCCCTGCCCGGTAATTACGACCTCGTTTAAACTTTCTGTATTTAGAACAAGTGTAATCTCCAGTTCTTTAGCCAAATCAACAACATCTACAAGTTTAGTTTCATAACCCAAATAAGAAATTTTAAGCGTTATTGGGAGGTCTGTAGCAGAAACTTTAAGGCTGAATTTACCATCAAAATCTGAGACAGTACCCTTAGCATGTTGAGTATCTAAAATGGTAGCTCCGGGAACAGGATTACCACTATCGTCTATCACAAATCCAGAGAGACTAACTTCTTGTTGACTGGAACTCCTTAATTCAGAGGCTATTTCTTTTACAAGGATCCCATTTTTAGTTACTTTAAAATCTAAGTTAACTTGATTTTTGAGACGTACCAGAACCTCTTCCAAACTGGCATTAGTTACATTAATCGTGATTATTTTTTTAAAAATATCGCTATCAGATCTATAAATGAATTTTTTATCTACTTGCTGTTCTATCAGCTCAAAGACCTGTTTTACTTTTGTGTTTTTTAATTGTAAGTTGATTTTTTGATAACTACTGGAGCTTTCTACAAAGGCTTTATAGCTACCTTTATTAGGCGAAGCGCTTAGCCCAAAAAGACAGCATAGACTAAATGCTAGGATTACTATTTTTTTCATAAAGAGTTATTTTAAAACGTGTTTAGTTTGACCAACTCATTTGGAGAGGTCTCTTCTTTACTATTTTTTAGTTTTATAAATTTAGGGTTATGACTTTTTTACTGATAAGTCGGAGTGCAGTAGCAATATGATTTTCAACAGTTCGGGGAGAGATTCCCTTTAGTTCTGATATTTCTTTATATTTCAAACCGTCTACGCGACTCATTTCAAAAATCTCTCTGGATTTTTTAGGGATCTCCTTCAGGATTTGGGATAAGGCTCGTTGATATACTATCTTTTGCTCCTGATCGATTACCTCTTCTTCAAAGCTTGGGTGCACTTTAAAGACTAATTGATTTTCGTTTTTATCTTCTAAATAGTGTTTGTGTTTTACATACGTACTCTTTTTAATTAGTTGGTTTCGGGCTATTACATACATGTAGGATTTAGGATTATTAATAGTTCTAAGCGTTTCTCGTTTATTCCACAAGAGCATGAATACATCAGAAATTTGCTCTTCAATGATCATTTGATCCTTTTCAAAGAGGTTCCCGAAAACACACAAACGATCATAGTATTTATTGAATAAAAGTTCTAAGGCTTTATACTCATTTTGACTTATTCGTTCAAACAAATGCCGATCTTCGGATAGGGATTTATCATCTGCCTTATTTTTCAAATCAATCATTCTGTATAGACTTAATTAAATAGCTTTCACTAGCCTTATGGAAGGTCACCTGAACATTGGTAATGAATTCTAAAGAGGTAATAAACTCTTCTAACTTTTGGTCTTTGAACGCTCCGGTAATACGCTGGTGCTCAATCTGAGGATCCTCTATTACAAAATGAACACCATAAAAGCTGTTGATTTTTGATAAAGCCTCCTTAAAGGTTAGATTCTCTAATATGAGCAAGTTATCAATCCAAGAAAATTCATTTTCCACATTGAAATTGCGCTTTATTACCTTATTATTTGAAGTGTCTAGAAGTAATTGTTCCTTAGGATAAAGCGTAATTTTATCGTTATTTTCGTTGAGTAACACTTCTACCTTTCCTTCCTTAAGAGATATTTTCTTTTGATCGGTGCGGGTATTGACACAAAAAGATGTTCCTAGAACTTTTACATCAAACCCATTATTATGAACTATAAAAGGATGATCTGCATCTTTAGCAACTTTGAAATACGCCTCTCCTTTTAAAGTCACTTCTCTAACCTCCCCAAAAGTTATTGGATATTCAATGCTGCTTTCAGCATTCAGAATGACTTCACTACTATCAGGGAGCATCACCCGTACGCGTTCATTCTTTGCTGCAATGATTTGGTTGGTATATAAAAAACTGTTTTCATAATAGAAAAAGCACCCTATTAAAACCAATAATATAGCAGCAGTGCTAAGAATAACTTTTCCAATTCTTAAAGTTTTAATTCGATCTGATAGTGAATTTTGAGGCGGTTTAGTTACATTATAACAAGTATTTTCAATAGGATATAAACTCCAAATTTTCTTATAATTTTCGAATAGAAGAAGTAGCTCTTCGTCTAAAGAGAGTTCTATCTCAAATACAAGCCTATCCTCAGGCCCCATCTCCCCGGTAAGGTATCGTGTACATTTAAGTTCCTTTTGGGTATTCTCATTCATATAAAGACTGCCTTTATTATAAAGAGTAGTAAAAAGAAAAAATCCCCTATTCAGAGATGTCACCAAATTGTAAAATAAAAATCAACCTGCTTAACATACATTTAATACGCACTAAGGAACTTGAATAAAGAGAGGTTACTAAGTCTACAAATCATAGGTTTCAAAAAGATACTTAACCTCAATTTTAGTGGATACTAGATATACTACAGGTGTCTATAAAACCCAATTCCACCAAAACTGCCGGACAAACCTCTTTTAGATCTCGCAATACCTGAAAGTTTGCAAATTTGACACCTCTACTTTTTTGATTGGTTAAAGAAACTATCCGCTGTTCCAATAGGTGACCCAGCCAAATGGATTGTTTTAAATATGGGTTTTCTTGGTTATACGCATATACCTCTACTCCGCTTGCTTTTTTATCAGGTGCATCATTAAAATGCAAAGAGATAAATAAATCTGCTTGAAGTCTTTTGGTTAATCGGGTACGAGCTCCCAGGGACATCAAGGTATCTGTATATCGGGTTAAGAAGTATTCTGCCGGTCTACCGTCATAACTTGATTTTGAGTGTGCCAGAAGCTTACCCAACTCCAATACTAAATCTTTTTCTAAAATGCCGTTTGTACCCACCGCACCGCTATCGCTTCCTCCGTGCCCAGGATCAATTACAATTCGTAGAGGTCTCTGGTTTTCCTGAGCAAAAAACAAGCAAAATTTAAATAGCAGAAAGAGAAATAGGACGGTTTGGAGCTTCATTTTGGATTCTTGTTTTAGAGTTATCAACAGCATCTCATTGAAATTCAATAGGATTTGGAGCTTTTTAATTTCAAATAAATACAATACTATTTAAATAATATTTTATTCACAATATACTGATTATCAATTATATATAACCAAATATATGTATTTTTCAGAGAGTTCAATCAGTCATTAATTAAAAACAAACTCTTATGAAAAAATCAAGCTACTTCGCAGGGATGCTTCTATTAGTTTCCACCTCACTCTTTGCACAAATTGGAGGTATTGAAGACTCTGTAAATGATGTTTCTGAAACAATCAGAAATGTATTTCCCATAATACTAGGGATAATCTTTCTGGTAGGTTTCCTGTTTAATGCGGGACATTTTTTTGGAGAAAATGCCGATCTCAAAAAAGGGATTACCCGGGTACTGGTCTTTGTACTTATAGCAGGAGGTGTCGTAGGCATCTTTACCTACCTCATAGGCATTGTAGTATAAGTCGGTAAGCGACCTTGATCAATTAATAATCAAGTTTATGAAGAAGTATGGAATCTATAAAAATATTAGGAAAAGGGCGGTCATTTTTGGACTGCCTATTTCCTTGTTTGCATTATTGATGTGTGTGGTGATCTGTTCGCTGTTGGTACTTATTTTTTCCTTCAGCTTTGCACTAGTTATCGGAGTGTTTTTCGCTAATGCAGTACTCTATTTCGCTTTAACCCGCATCGCTTCTAAAGCATTACTTCTTCCGTTTAAAAGTTCTTTTCCTTCTCTTATCAGTAACAAAAGAAATTCCAATCTCAATTATGGAAACGATTAACCTTTCACTAAAAAACCCCATAATGGCCATTGATGGGCACCTCCTTTTTAGTAGCAACGGCAATGTCATACTTTGCTATGAAACTGCGTTGCCTGAAATCTATTCCCTTTCAGAAAACGACTTTGAAGACTTGCATTCAGCTTGGTTTCAAGCATTAAAATCCTTACCTACCGGATGTGTAGTTCATAAGCAAGATGTCTATCAAAAAAAAATCTACGACTCCGATCAGCTCTCCCGTTCCACGTTTCTAGAAAAAGCAACCCACAAACATTTTAAAGGCAGGGAGTATCTGCAGCATACGAGCTATTTGTTTTTCATTCTTACCAAAAACCGAACCCATGGAAAATACGTCAACCCTTTTAAAAAAATCAGCAAAACCCTTCCTACAACTCTGGATGATGCTGTACGCTCTTTTAGCGCAGCTGTTGAAGATGCTGTTTCGTATATAAATAACACTCGTAAAATAGCGCTCAACCCCCTAACCCCAAATCAAATTGCCCAGCTTACGAATTCCTATTTTAATGGTTTTAATAATATTATGGATACCGATATCCTCCTTGACAAAAATCAAGTAAAAATTGGAAAATACTATTTTGATGCCCTAGCCGTCAACAGTGAACTCTGCTTTGGTCAACATGTGCAGAGTAGTAAAATTAATGAGCGCTTTACAAGCGACGATTTTAAGTTTCATCAAGGGTTCATCGATGGCTTGGGATTAACACTCCATGAAAATCACATCGTCAATCAGATTCTCTATCTGGATGATAAACACAAATGGCGCAAAATACTAGACAAGAAAGTGGAAGAACTCCACAAGAGCTCCAATTTTGGATCTCAAAATAAGGTGGTACTGGGTAAAGTTCAGCAGATCCTCGAGCAGATCAATACCGATGAAAATTCCCGGGTTATTCGTGGACATCTCAATGTGATTTATTGGGATCAAGAGCAGCGTAAGCTTGATCAGATCGCCTCTAAAATCAAAACTGAATTCAAAGAGTTGGATATCACACCCTACTACCCTGGAGGAGAAGAACGCAAACATTACCTTCTCAATAGTTATTGTGGCTATTCTTCACATTTCTCAGATGCAGATCTCTATGTAACTGATTTAAAACACGCGCTTTGTTTACTAATTAACAATACGAATTACCAATCGGACACGACCGGAATCATCTTCAATGATCGCGAGCATAATATTCCGGTTTTAAAAGATGTTTGGGATGAAAAAAAGAAACGAATCAAGGCGCGTAATTTTGCAATTTTCGCACCTACCGGTGAAGGAAAATCCTTTTTAGCTAATAATATTTTACGGCAATATTTTGAATCTGGTGTTCGTCTGGTCATTATCGATTTGGGGGGATCCTATACCAAGTTTGCTAAACTCTATCCCGATACACATACGGTATTGCGCTATGAAAGCGGTAAAAATTTAGGTATTAATCCCTTTTACATTAGCAATTCAAAAGATCTCACTACGGAACGTCTGGAAGATCTTTCCGTATTCCTTTTTGAATTGATGGCTTCTGGTTTAAAAGTGACCAAAGCACAATCGGTATCGTTGAAAAAGATACTGGTTTACTACTACAACTGCATCTCCATAAACCATTCGCTCGATAGCTTTTATTCCTTTATAGAGCAGCATCAAAAGGAGCTTTTAGAGCACCTAAAGATCCATCCGGACTACTTCAACATTACGGGTTTTTTACATGTGATGTCGGAGTATGTTGGAGAGGGGCTCTACAGTTATTTATTTGAGCTATCGGAAGACCAGACGTACAAGATAGAAGACAAACGGCTCCTTATTTTTGAGCTCGATGAGGTGAAAGATAATAAAGAACTCCTGTCGGTGATGCTTAAGCTGATCAAAACAGCCATTCAACGAACCATCTGGAGAAACAAAGCTGAAAAAGGAATTATTCTCTTCGATGAGTTTGCCAAACAACTGAAGTTTGAGAATGTATTGGAAAGTGTTGAATTCTACTATCAAGCTATTCGCAAGCAAAATGGCGCTATCGGCATCATCCTGCAGTCGATCAATCAACTTCCTGATACTGCCACATCTTCTAGCATACTTGAAAACACGCAGGTTATCTATAGTTTGAATAATGAAAAGGGTTATAGCG
Encoded here:
- a CDS encoding TonB-dependent receptor domain-containing protein, which codes for MKKIVILAFSLCCLFGLSASPNKGSYKAFVESSSSYQKINLQLKNTKVKQVFELIEQQVDKKFIYRSDSDIFKKIITINVTNASLEEVLVRLKNQVNLDFKVTKNGILVKEIASELRSSSQQEVSLSGFVIDDSGNPVPGATILDTQHAKGTVSDFDGKFSLKVSATDLPITLKISYLGYETKLVDVVDLAKELEITLVLNTESLNEVVITGQGADIRKKRLPTQVTTIDSEELEKIPSQRIDQQLAAKLPNAQINLTGGQAGATSIIRARGVNSAFLSSTPIIYLDGVRMDNLNTQMQLGGTSQGAAISAIADIPMDNIDKIEYINGGAATTLYGSDAANGVIQIFTKKGGSRGTSVTVEAQSGIETPTADFFHFKKTKDLLFRNGLYQKYRVNLNGKSESGFRYTFSGSYRNSTGVQIQDQNNNLKADFSTGFKASLTDKIDYESSFIYVHNEYKRNRNGNQGGYTGLWFAEDGASKITGPGFNNRLDELSPEEFEVIKKFVTNAESLQDNQIVVNRFTTSQIFKYKPIESLSIRFTGGIDYRAQDQSVVVTNEYLSATRGTAVIDEGSIQNVQRNYLGITLELTAQHTYEVDDFSFITTVGGQFFRTNDHQILYSGSNIRDGAQTISDAAVKDSDEYLAQVLNYGVYVQENLGYKDKLFLDLGIRGDRNPSFGDNIGTQYYPKAGVSYMLSSEPWYSSEFVNSLRLRGSFGRAGNLPPAFANEKTVQFDGYLGDQAAYFGQPGNANLKPEKTTTFEGGVDLALLNNRIKFSAGYYRSLTSDALFYVPSAPSSGYSVSQLYNIGEIENYGLELSTTFVPIQTNDISLSINASFNTLHNEVIDSGGAPAFNINGFSSRTLQTVVQEGYPIGFLRGNLGTFNTNGTLEKTTPQSFLGSTIPDVFGNVGLNFSYKHFNLFTNGSYQAGGYAHNWDAQFRFYYGASEDFIPQGEIDANGRSNWLNFTNKFVEKTDFLKIRTIGASYTLIPSGPSFYKSIVFSISALNPINITSSTFDPEATISGAAQGQGGASTGGISYATYSAPRQFLGSVKINF
- a CDS encoding RNA polymerase sigma factor, which codes for MIDLKNKADDKSLSEDRHLFERISQNEYKALELLFNKYYDRLCVFGNLFEKDQMIIEEQISDVFMLLWNKRETLRTINNPKSYMYVIARNQLIKKSTYVKHKHYLEDKNENQLVFKVHPSFEEEVIDQEQKIVYQRALSQILKEIPKKSREIFEMSRVDGLKYKEISELKGISPRTVENHIATALRLISKKVITLNL
- a CDS encoding FecR family protein, producing the protein MNENTQKELKCTRYLTGEMGPEDRLVFEIELSLDEELLLLFENYKKIWSLYPIENTCYNVTKPPQNSLSDRIKTLRIGKVILSTAAILLVLIGCFFYYENSFLYTNQIIAAKNERVRVMLPDSSEVILNAESSIEYPITFGEVREVTLKGEAYFKVAKDADHPFIVHNNGFDVKVLGTSFCVNTRTDQKKISLKEGKVEVLLNENNDKITLYPKEQLLLDTSNNKVIKRNFNVENEFSWIDNLLILENLTFKEALSKINSFYGVHFVIEDPQIEHQRITGAFKDQKLEEFITSLEFITNVQVTFHKASESYLIKSIQND
- a CDS encoding N-acetylmuramoyl-L-alanine amidase; the encoded protein is MKLQTVLFLFLLFKFCLFFAQENQRPLRIVIDPGHGGSDSGAVGTNGILEKDLVLELGKLLAHSKSSYDGRPAEYFLTRYTDTLMSLGARTRLTKRLQADLFISLHFNDAPDKKASGVEVYAYNQENPYLKQSIWLGHLLEQRIVSLTNQKSRGVKFANFQVLRDLKEVCPAVLVELGFIDTCSISSIH
- a CDS encoding TraG family conjugative transposon ATPase, which translates into the protein METINLSLKNPIMAIDGHLLFSSNGNVILCYETALPEIYSLSENDFEDLHSAWFQALKSLPTGCVVHKQDVYQKKIYDSDQLSRSTFLEKATHKHFKGREYLQHTSYLFFILTKNRTHGKYVNPFKKISKTLPTTLDDAVRSFSAAVEDAVSYINNTRKIALNPLTPNQIAQLTNSYFNGFNNIMDTDILLDKNQVKIGKYYFDALAVNSELCFGQHVQSSKINERFTSDDFKFHQGFIDGLGLTLHENHIVNQILYLDDKHKWRKILDKKVEELHKSSNFGSQNKVVLGKVQQILEQINTDENSRVIRGHLNVIYWDQEQRKLDQIASKIKTEFKELDITPYYPGGEERKHYLLNSYCGYSSHFSDADLYVTDLKHALCLLINNTNYQSDTTGIIFNDREHNIPVLKDVWDEKKKRIKARNFAIFAPTGEGKSFLANNILRQYFESGVRLVIIDLGGSYTKFAKLYPDTHTVLRYESGKNLGINPFYISNSKDLTTERLEDLSVFLFELMASGLKVTKAQSVSLKKILVYYYNCISINHSLDSFYSFIEQHQKELLEHLKIHPDYFNITGFLHVMSEYVGEGLYSYLFELSEDQTYKIEDKRLLIFELDEVKDNKELLSVMLKLIKTAIQRTIWRNKAEKGIILFDEFAKQLKFENVLESVEFYYQAIRKQNGAIGIILQSINQLPDTATSSSILENTQVIYSLNNEKGYSELVKRLHLSSHDLNQLKSIKNNLSGARKYTEIFIKIGKESNIFRLEVPPEVYAAYLTDGSENEAIMSLYQKTQNMEETIKQFINLNRTL